One Pseudoalteromonas rubra genomic window, AACGAAACGCTTGCCAAACAAGCAACACGATTTATCGCGGGCGGCAGTTCACATACGAATGTGTGCATTAACTCTGTACAACAATGCAGAACCGATGGTACCGACGGTATGCCTGGTTAACAGCTACAAGTAAGAGCGCCCCCGTGTGCTCTTTCCAATCCTGCATATAAAAAATAACAGACTAACGATTTATATTCCCTTTAAACTAAATAACACATCTGCACCAATCATAGGGGCCCCTACGTAGACCAAGTTGATTCGCTCGTTGATTAAGGATGAGAAAAGCTGGGCTCAAGCCTAAACCGACAGCGACCGATACCAAACGGTAAATGCCGGCCAATGTCTGTAACCATTTTCTTGAGCGACAGAACGATATAGTTTAGTGGGGTAAATTAATAGGGTTTACTGTGTGTTTTGTAAAATAGCAAATAAAACACAGGTAGAAGAACCATAGTTAAAATTGTGCCAAATGAAAGACCAGCCATAGCGACGCCTGACATGCCAGGCAAAATATCAATGCCTGGAGGTGGATCCATGATTAATCTGACATTATATGTTCTGGTTGTTTGAGACGCTTCGCTGCTAACCTCTTTAATACGTGCCGGAATTTCAATGTCCGGAAAAGCATCAAATACGACTCTAGGTTTTTTTACATATGGCAAGTTCGAAATATGGTTTTCCGAAATGCTGATGTCCATCTCCATTTTTGATATATCAACCAATCGGAAGGTTGGACTATTAGCATTGATATCCTGGTAATTTTCCACATAGCGTTGAACCACTACACCATCGAATGGTGCTTTTAGCGTTGCGTAGCTAAGCCTGTCCTCAGCGGCATTTAATTGGGCCATCGCAACGGCATAACTCGCCTTCGCACTATTGTAGGCTGTATGACGAAGGTCAACGGTTGAATGACTCACAGCGCCTGGTTTTCTTTGCTGAATACGAGTAACTCGATCATATTCTATTAAAGCATTATCATCGTTAGATGATAGTCACGAACTGACAAAGGCGGCATACTCATCAAAGTAACCTGCCTCTTCACTCAACGGACAAAACGCGAAGATGGCAATAGCACCACCTCTGACTTTTCGAAACCCGTAATGCTTCAACAAACGCTGACATGCTAAATTATTGTGCTGAACCTTGCCCAATACGAGTGACACCTCACGGCCGGGCACCAGTATATCCAATGCATTCAAAGCCGCGCTGAGTGCCTCAGAGGCCAGACCCAAGCGCCAAAACAGCGGAGCGAGCTCAATTCCCAGGTGAATGTGCTTTGTATTGACGTCGTAATCGTACAACCCCAGCGTGCCTATGAATTCACCGTCGTATTCTATGGCAAAGCGCCCGCCTCGCCCTTCGTAGAATTCTTCAAGATCAGCCTGCAACATCGCCCTGACTTCTGGCTGGGTCAGCTTATCGCCATAATCATTATACTGGCTTACCAAGGGGTCGTTTAGCAGCGCCACCAGCGCCGGTACATCACGATAATTCACCGGCCTTAGCAGCAATCTGGGTGTCTTAATTTGCATCAGGTTCCATCATCTAAAAGCTTTCAATAAAGCCCTCTCTTTTTCGCTAAATTAGTATAAACTATCGGGCCTTAAGTAACAGCCGTCAGGAGTCGTTAAGATGAGCGAAGAGTATATTGTCATTCCCCCCACCACTAAAGTATGGTGCCCGGAAAAAGGCGAAGGCTGGACACTGACCGGGATAACCGGCATTGAAGAAAACACTTCAGTAATGTTCAGCGGCGTGCGTTACACTATTCCGGCGCAGAAGATTGTAGAAGAATTACTGCCAAATTATCAGGCAAGAGAGAAAGAGCAAGGGTGAGCTCATCAGCTCACCCGCACAATATTAACTAAGAAAGGTACGCCACTACCATACCGAATATCTTCATTCTGTATAACTGGTAATTCTCATTAATCTGATTTCCGTACCTTCGTATACAACGCGACGATTTTCTTTCAGTATGTCCAGACAGAAAGTAGCTGTGATGTGATTTTCGCCCGATAAAATGCGCGCATAAAGCCCTGTAGGTAACGCCTCCGGGCTTGGTCCTTCTCCCGCTTCTTCTACACCATATATATTGCCATCCGCTGTACCCGATATCCTTAAGCTCGGAGGGTGTCCGTTCCAAACCGATAATGTACCAGATACATTTTTACAGGGGTTTGCTTCTACCGATGCAGATTGACAGAGCGCACACATAAGTGCCAGAAGGTAGAGTTTTTTACGCATTAATGTGCTAAACATAAAATCGAACTTTGATTTTCCTGAAGAACCATATGCAAAGGTAGCTAAACAGAAACACGACCGCGCTATAGGCCGCTGCAAGATAAGGCGTTAACAAGTAGCCAACCACATTTCTACCGCCATCAGCAACTCGCATCTTTCTTGCTTTTATTTCCTCTTCAGTCCAGGTTGACTCTTCAACAAGACTGATGGAACCGTTTCTATCTCTGTCTAATTGTACAACTATTAAATCCAGCTGAGAATTTAGGTTATACAAAGGCACCACAATAACGAGGTACATCAGTACAACGCTGAGCACATACTTAGTCAAAATCGGCAAAGGTTTTCGACTGAAGCCTTTAATGAAAAGCATGATCATCGGCAATACTAAAAAAATCAGATAGCCTACCATTCTCAATAAAACAGCAGTTTCTACACTCATGCTAATCATAATAGACCTACAGCTAACCCCCTCACTAGTTAACTATTTTCATCGACGATTTGAGACATACCGCCAGCCATAATTTCTTCCTCAAATTCATACCTATCGCGCTCTTTGCAAGATAACTCTACCAGGTTCACAACAGGGATTCCGAGCTTGACGATCATCCTTTATATTTCCCTTGGCATATAAATGTGATTGCCTCTTGAGATATTGCAGTAGTTACGCTTTGCAAGTAGGCATCATCTTCATTTGAAGGGAGCCTGAGAACAACCGCCGCGCCAGGGTTTATACAACGCCCAATATACTTATCGGCATATTCGTAGTTAAAATAAACAGGCTGATACTCTAACACACGTGTTTCTTTTTCAGGAAAGTGAAAATTAAGATAGTCAAATCTTCCCTGTGGCTCAGGTGAGAAAACGCCTGATTTAACCATCTGATTAACAACCTCTTGCCCCTCTACCGGACTTTCTTCAAGATACGTTAGCTCTATTATTAAAGAAGCCTCGATACTGATTTCTCTTTGGCTGTATGACAGAGCTGACCAGAGGGCACAACTAACAAACGTGTAAGCTTCATCTTAACTGCAAAGCGCTTAAAGCAAGATCGAAAATATTTCATTCCTTTTCACCCAAACCAAAAACTATTGCTCGTGAGT contains:
- a CDS encoding efflux RND transporter periplasmic adaptor subunit yields the protein MSHSTVDLRHTAYNSAKASYAVAMAQLNAAEDRLSYATLKAPFDGVVVQRYVENYQDINANSPTFRLVDISKMEMDISISENHISNLPYVKKPRVVFDAFPDIEIPARIKEVSSEASQTTRTYNVRLIMDPPPGIDILPGMSGVAMAGLSFGTILTMVLLPVFYLLFYKTHSKPY
- a CDS encoding GNAT family N-acetyltransferase — protein: MQIKTPRLLLRPVNYRDVPALVALLNDPLVSQYNDYGDKLTQPEVRAMLQADLEEFYEGRGGRFAIEYDGEFIGTLGLYDYDVNTKHIHLGIELAPLFWRLGLASEALSAALNALDILVPGREVSLVLGKVQHNNLACQRLLKHYGFRKVRGGAIAIFAFCPLSEEAGYFDEYAAFVSS